A part of Acidobacteriota bacterium genomic DNA contains:
- a CDS encoding response regulator transcription factor, which yields MSKEKPIRILIVDDHFVVRMGLAAMINTQSDMCVIAEATNGQQAIELFRQHQPDVTLMDLRMPQIQGVEAIATIRQEFPNSRFIVLTTFDGDEDIYRALQAGARAYLLKDMLGDSLIDAIRTVHAGGRRIPPEIANRLAERMFRSELSARELEVLKLIARGKSNKMIAADLGVAEGTIKIHINNILSKLGVNDRTQATTYALQHGIIHLD from the coding sequence ATGAGCAAAGAAAAGCCGATACGCATCTTAATCGTTGACGACCATTTCGTTGTTCGCATGGGGCTGGCAGCAATGATTAATACCCAATCGGATATGTGCGTGATTGCCGAAGCGACCAACGGGCAGCAGGCAATTGAACTGTTTCGTCAACATCAACCGGATGTCACCTTGATGGATTTGCGTATGCCGCAAATCCAGGGTGTTGAAGCCATCGCCACAATTCGTCAGGAATTTCCCAACAGCCGGTTTATCGTGCTTACCACCTTTGACGGCGACGAAGATATTTATCGGGCTTTACAGGCAGGCGCGCGCGCTTACCTTTTAAAAGATATGCTGGGCGATAGTTTGATTGATGCCATACGAACGGTTCACGCGGGTGGGCGGCGGATTCCTCCCGAAATTGCCAACCGTCTTGCCGAGCGCATGTTTCGTTCGGAATTGAGCGCCAGAGAGTTGGAAGTTTTGAAATTAATTGCCAGAGGCAAGAGCAATAAAATGATTGCTGCGGATTTAGGGGTTGCCGAAGGCACCATCAAAATTCACATCAATAATATTTTAAGTAAACTCGGCGTCAATGACCGCACGCAGGCGACAACCTATGCTCTGCAACACGGCATCATTCATCTGGATTAA